A single window of Dermacentor albipictus isolate Rhodes 1998 colony chromosome 1, USDA_Dalb.pri_finalv2, whole genome shotgun sequence DNA harbors:
- the LOC135917016 gene encoding FAD synthase-like: MSMTSWRRTPNGIGRSMSSGNDTAGIIVIGDEILRGDISDSNVHHICSRLRGVGIRVERVSIIPDVVPVITEEVRKFSASYSYVFTSGGVGPTHDDVTYESVAKAFDEDVFVHPEVLASYQTLYGPRSEAEIAISKFATIPRSSRILFGDIQRPNRVLRLPLVCAKNVYMLPGVPLALEALFPLFLKDCEDKGHKIMYLTELFIKSDELSITASLNKAVEQFKDKVKFGSYPTLDSNYYRVRLAIEGEKEEDVAEAKKFLLDNLPDDSVTQFDRDPLNNAWQKLSTLAERKPHVAAALKVIEEAVAKYTLEGICLGFSGGKDCTVILHMLYSLLQKQLKPGETALPKIQCLFVHSEQLWPETISFIHNSVKLYNCELTTISEGSYKVALQQYLTSKPGVKAFLLGNRSTDPGGAKLKSFIPTDEGWPQVMRVFPVLDWSYKDVWDFIRDLSIPYCSLYDQGYSSIGENEEPNQVLMYFDSRGAKRFKPAYMLEDAMLERCGRK, encoded by the exons ATGTCGATGACTTCCTGGAGGAGGACGCCAAATGG GATCGGCCGCTCGATGTCCTCCGGAAATGATACGGCGGGTATCATTGTCATTGGCGACGAAATTCTGCGCGGCGACATAAGCGACTCGAACGTGCATCACATCTGCTCGCGGCTGCGTGGTGTGGGCATCCGTGTGGAGCGGGTGTCCATCATTCCCGACGTCGTGCCCGTAATCACCGAGGAAGTGCGCAAGTTCTCCGCCTCTTACAGCTACGTATTCACGTCGGGAGGCGTGGGGCCGACGCACGACGACGTCACGTACGAGAGTGTTGCCAAAGCGTTCGACGAAGACGTTTTCGTGCATCCCGAGGTGCTCGCATCTTACCAGACATTGTACGGTCCCAGGTCTGAAGCCGAAATAGCGATCAGCAAATTCGCGACTATTCCACGTTCTTCGAGAATACTCTTCGGTGACATACAGCGACCTAATAGGGTGCTGCGGTTGCCCTTGGTGTGCGCCAAGAACGTATACATGCTTCCCGGTGTGCCTCTGGCGCTTGAGGCTCTGTTTCCACTGTTCCTCAAGGATTGCGAGGACAAAGGCCATAAGATCATGTATCTTACGGAGCTGTTCATTAAGTCTGACGAGCTaagcataacagcttctttgAACAAGGCTGTGGAACAGTTCAAGGACAAGGTGAAGTTTGGATCCTACCCGACGTTGGACAGTAACTACTACCGCGTGCGCCTTGCTATCGAAGGTGAGAAGGAGGAAGACGTGGCCGAAGCGAAAAAGTTTCTCCTAGACAACCTGCCAGATGACTCGGTGACTCAGTTCGACCGTGATCCTTTGAACAATGCTTGGCAGAAACTGAGTACTTTGGCGGAGCGGAAGCCACACGTTGCAGCAGCATTAAAGGTTATCGAGGAGGCCGTCGCAAAGTACACGTTGGAGGGAATATGCTTGGGGTTCAGTGGTGGAAAGGATTGCACTGTTATTCTTCACATGCTATACTCTCTGCTTCAGAAGCAACTGAAGCCCGGTGAAACAGCGCTGCCGAAAATCCAGTGCCTCTTTGTGCACAGTGAGCAACTGTGGCCTGAAACAATATCATTTATTCACAACAGTGTGAAACTTTACAACTGCGAACTAACAACCATATCTGAAGGTAGCTACAAGGTTGCTTTGCAGCAGTACCTAACCTCAAAACCCGGTGTCAAGGCTTTCCTTCTAGGCAACCGATCCACAGACCCTGGCGGTGCGAAGCTCAAGTCCTTCATTCCAACGGATGAAGGGTGGCCTCAGGTGATGCGTGTCTTCCCTGTGCTGGACTGGTCATACAAGGATGTCTGGGACTTCATACGTGACCTCAGTATTCCTTACTGTTCTCTCTATGACCAAGGGTACTCATCGATTGGAGAGAATGAGGAGCCTAATCAAGTACTAATGTACTTCGACAGCCGAGGTGCCAAGCGGTTCAAGCCAGCATACATGCTGGAAGATGCGATGCTAGAGCGCTGTGGCAGGAAGTGA